A portion of the Chryseobacterium tructae genome contains these proteins:
- a CDS encoding T9SS-dependent choice-of-anchor J family protein yields MKKTLLFIAGISILLCSISLLRAQTNIFEETFESVTPNDIPAGWIRENRDNDMLTWVVEDGASETDPIGYSGKVVLVASTADSSDNLLGTSAINLPGGNSYTLSFKIGTFTVSGLYNADNHYAVYVLPENSSFTGTETPVLEEDITIGDIAVTKTVDLSGYAGQNVKIYFRQFINSQGTRALLLDTVKVLQGVLGVSEAAFSSQLGIYPNPTSDYIYIKSKSLINKVKVFDMNGKALPVNSDEHKIDVRMLLPGAYIVNIESGGRKSSHKFVKK; encoded by the coding sequence ATGAAGAAAACATTACTTTTTATTGCAGGTATAAGCATTCTGCTGTGTTCAATTTCATTACTAAGAGCCCAGACAAACATTTTTGAAGAAACATTTGAATCTGTCACACCGAATGATATTCCTGCAGGATGGATAAGAGAAAACCGGGATAATGATATGTTGACATGGGTAGTTGAAGATGGGGCTTCAGAGACAGATCCGATCGGCTACTCAGGTAAAGTTGTCCTTGTAGCATCAACAGCAGATTCTTCAGATAATCTTTTGGGAACATCAGCCATTAATTTGCCAGGGGGGAATTCTTATACACTATCATTCAAAATAGGAACATTCACTGTATCGGGGCTTTATAACGCTGATAATCATTATGCAGTCTATGTTTTGCCTGAGAATAGTTCTTTTACAGGAACAGAAACACCTGTTCTTGAAGAGGATATTACAATAGGAGATATAGCGGTTACCAAAACAGTTGATCTTTCAGGATATGCAGGCCAGAATGTTAAAATTTATTTCAGACAATTTATAAATAGCCAGGGAACACGTGCTTTATTGCTGGATACGGTTAAAGTTTTGCAAGGGGTACTAGGGGTTTCTGAAGCTGCTTTTTCTTCACAGTTAGGTATTTATCCAAATCCTACGTCTGATTATATCTATATAAAATCCAAGTCGCTAATCAATAAAGTAAAAGTATTTGATATGAATGGAAAAGCATTACCTGTTAATTCTGATGAACATAAAATAGATGTAAGAATGTTGTTGCCGGGTGCTTATATTGTGAATATAGAATCCGGAGGAAGGAAATCTTCCCATAAATTTGTTAAAAAATAA